The nucleotide sequence gggaggagaggaacacaggcCTCAAACGGGACTACCACTCAGTAAAACTTTACATTGAAGAGAAAAGAGCAGCAGCATTACTTCAACAGCCCTGGTCTCTATCCTACCTTTAGGTTCTGGGGGGGGCATGAGCCCCAGTCGGACCTTCTCCTGAAgctctttctgtccctccctgCGAGTCTGTCTCCTCAGCTTCTTCTGTTCCTTCTTAGTCAGATACACTCCCAGAGTCACTCCTGGCTTGTCTGTGtccactggagagaggagaccaaCACTTAGAGCTGCCTTCTCAAACCGAACAGTAATCTACCCCTCTCGGTAAGGTTGTCAACAAGGCGGCATGGCGCTCTTTTCCATAAAATATGTCATTACTCCACGCGCTTAATTAggtcacttttgttttgagccgacTTCGCCTTGAACAGGTCCCCTGGGTCACACCTGGGCGGCAGCCCCGTTCCAAACAGAACGCAGTCAACTTTCAGCCCATGCAAAACACACCTACACAGGCAGCCGGGTGAGATGAATCTAACCCACTGACTAATATCCAGGAGCCCTTATTGGGAGCTTGACATAAAGGTAACATCAAAGAAGGGATGTGTGTGGTTACCTGGGGGGCTGATCTGAGCAGGGTGCTCCACCAGGTTTGTGACGCCAAACAACTCCATCGCCACAAAATTGGTCTCTGTGGatctgagagagaagagatgtgATCAGCACAACAAGAAATCTGGAAAACAGTGGAAGACTTATGACAATTCCTCAAAGGTATACAACTTGGATATAGGTGTTAGGATGACTATATTGAGTTAGTTAAGTGGGGATTAAATGTGTAAAGACTCACAGGTCAATGTTGGAGGGGAGGATGTACGAGTCCCACCACTCAATGATGGGCACCTGCCCATCCCCCAGCATCTTCTTGGGGGCAAAGAGGGCCAGCTTGGTGGAGGCCTGGATCCCAGTCTTCTTGGCTGCCTGGGCAATCTCTGTCTGCAGCTTCTCCAACTGGGCCTGGACAGGCGACGGAGGTGGTTTTGGTTGTTTCATTTCCATTTTGCAGTTAATGTTACACTCTACAAATAGTTGTTCCTTTCTGTGTATTGATCAATTGTTGTGAAACGCTTTCAAAATAATAAAAGGCTATGGTGAGAGGTGGAAGGTGACGGGCCAGGGGTCAGATTTGGTACCTTAGTTCTGATCCTCTGGGCGATCTTCTCAAAGCGTCCCTGCTCATGGAACTTGAAGCCCTTCTTGGCTCGCTGGGCGGGTGCTATGTTAACCCGCCCGTCAAAGTAGATCGTGGACTCCAGGTCCTCGCCAGGCTTCTCCTTCAACTGCTGACGGAACTGCTCCCTCTTCACCGCACGGATATTAGctgtggatggagaggagatgaatgaaCACAGTCAGATATTAGctgtggatggagaggagatgaatgaaCACAGTCAGATATTAGctgtggatggagaggagatgaatgaaCACAGTCAGATATTAGCTGTGGATGGAGAGTCATATTAGctgtggatggagaggagatgaatgaaCACAGTCAGATATTAGctgtggatggagaggagatgaatgaaCACAGTCAGATATTAGCTGTGGATGGAGAGTCATATTAGCTGTGGATGGAGAGGAAATGAATGAACACAGTCAGATATTAGctgtggatggagaggagatgaatgaaCACAGTCAGATATTAGctgtggatggagaggagatgaatgaaCACAGTCAGATATTAGCTGTTGATGGAGAGTCATATTAGCTGTGGATGGAGAGGAAATGAATGAACACAGTCAGATATTAGctgtggatggagaggagatgaatgaaCACAGTCAGATATTAGctgtggatggagaggagatgaatgaaCACAGTCAGATATTAGctgtggatggagaggagatgaatgaaCACAGTCAGATATTAGctgtggatggagaggagatgaatgaaCACAGTCAGATATTAGctgtggatggagaggagatgaatgaaCAGTCAGATAGGTGACTGAAGATCGGGGAATAGAGCATGCTGATTGTGACCGTAGAGGAGTGTTGTACCTTTGAGGGTGGGCATGCGGTGTGTTAGCTCCACCTCGTTGCCGCTGGCATCCACGGTCCGACCCATATCATCCAGAATCAGAGGGGCCGGCTTGTTTGACTCACGGGCCTCCGCCACCTTCctacacccaacacacacaaacgcagATGACATACATGTGTTAAGCCTCCCTGTAGTATGACATGTATTTGTGGAAGTGTCTAAAGTTGGGTCTGTGGTGTATGCTATACTCACGGTGGTGCTATCCCCATGGCGTGTAGGTTAGCCAGCGCCACTAGGTTATGAGGTCCTCCAGTGTTCCCAATGGCTCCCAGTATACCAGGCTTCATGGCTAACTGCGACTGGATGCGGGCCTGTAGCTCTGCAGCCTTCCTAGCCTTCTCGATGGCATCGTTCATGAAAGTAGCTGCCTGGGAGGGAGCGATGGACTGGGCCGAGCCcgaggagggggcagagggagcgGGGAGAAGATGAGAGGCGAAGGTGGGGTCTGGCTGGGGAGTGGGCAGGGGCAGCCTCTGGAGGGGGACAGAAGATTGTGATGAGACAGTAACAACACAAGTCCACAATATCTGTCAGACATCTACACTTTTAATTTATAAGGAGGGGAAAAGACAGCAGATCCttcaagagagggagaaagtggagGAAGATTAGTCTCACCTGCTGGGAAGACACTGGGACGAAGCTCAgctgtttcttcctctcctctatctgtctggtGGCAGCCTCCATCATCTGTTTGatctgaggacagagagagggggaatgaacaCTGATTCATTTCACAAGGATTGTGACACGTCTGTGTGTGAAGCAGGATCTTGGTACATGCGTGTTTCATATgggaaacagtgtgtgtgtgtgactacctGTATTTTAGTGAGCATGACAGGGCTCTCAGTAGGGGGTGCAGGTAGGACCTCTGGTTCCTCCACCTCCTCGAAGCGGGGGACACGTTTCCTCTTCACCGGCACACCATCTCCTGCCTCAGGGACGTCCCGCCTTGCACCCAACTCCACCTCATCACCAAACACATCCTGGGGGAACATCAGTAGGTGGCAATGGCCTGAGGCTTAGCCAGAGGCACAGCCAAGCTATCTAACCAATGCAATGAGTAATTTAAACAACCTCCTGGGGAATATCCACTCACTGTTTCCTGCTCCCAGGGGAGATATGTATGACGCTAACATAATAAAGATTCATCCTTGAGACAATGACTTTCTGTAGATAAACGAGTTACTGAGTTGAAATCTCTGATAATGGTAGAAACTCACCTAGCCTATCTTTTACACCCATTCAATGCCTTCTGACATCTGTGCCATCTCCATGGTCTAAACATGTAGGTAGCTACTGGTTACAGGATACATGTTAACGTGTTCCATCTCCATGGTCTAAACATGTAGGTAGCTACTGGTTACAGGATACAGGTTAATGTGTTCCATCTCCATGGTCTAAACATGTAGGTAGCTAGCTTACGGGTTACAGGATACAGGTTAATGTGTTCCATCTCCATGGTCTAAACATGTAGGTAGCTACTGGTTACAGGATACAGGTTAATGTGTTCCATCTCCATGGTCTAAACATGTAGGTAGCTACTGGTTACAGGATACAGGTTAATGTGTTCCATCTCCATGGTCTAAACATGTAGGTAGCTACTGGTTACAGGGTAATGTGTTCCATCTCCATGGTCTAAACATGTAGGTAGCTACTGGTTACAGGATACAGGTTAATGTGTTCCATCTCCATGGTCTAAACATGTAGGTAGCTAATGGTTACAGGGTAATGTGATCCATCTCCATGGTCTAAACATGTAGGTAGCTACTGGTTACAGGGTAATGTGATCCATCTCCATGGTCTAAACATGTAGGTAGCTACTGGTTACAGGATACAGGTTAATGTGTTCCATCTCCATGGTCTAAACATGTAGGTAGCTACTGGTTACAGGGTAATGTGATCCATCTCCATGGTCTAAACATGTAGGTAGCTACTGGTTACAGGATACAGGTTAATGTGTTCCATCTCCATGGTCTAAACATGTAGGTAGCTACTGGTTACAGGGTAATGTGTTCCATCTCCATGATCTAAACATGTAGGTAGCTACTGGCTACAGGGTAATGTGATCCATCTCCATGGTCTAAACATGTAGGTAGCTACTGGTTACAGGATACAGGTTAATGTGTTCCATCTCCATGGTCTAAACATGTAGGTAGCTACTGGTTACAGGATACAGGTTAATGTGTTCCATCTCCATGGTCTAAACATGTAGGTAGCTACTGGTTACAGGATACAGGTTAATGTGTTCCATCTCCATGGTCTAAACATGTAGGTAGCTACTGGTTACAGGGTAATGTGTTCCATCTCCATGGTCTAAACATGTAGGTAGCTACTGGCTACAGGGTAATGTGATCCATCTCCATGGTCTAAACATGTAGGTAGCTACTGGTTACAGGATACAGGTTAATGTGTTCCATCTCCATGGTCTAAACATGTAGGTAGCTACTGGTTACAGGATACAGGTTAATGTGTTCCATCTCCATGGTCTAAACATGTAGGTAGCTACTGGTTACAGGATACAGGTTAATGTGTTCCATCTCCATGGTCTAAACATGTAGGTAGCTACTGGTTACAGGATACAGGTTAATGTGTTCCATCTCCATGGTCTAAACATGTAGGTAGCTACTGGTTACAGGATACAGGTTAATGTGTTCCATCTCCATGGTCTAAACATGTAGGTAGCTACTGGTTACAGGATACAGGTTAATGTGTTCCATCTCCATGGTCTAAACATGTAGGTAGCTACTGGTTACAGCCTACAGGTTAATGTGTTCCATCTCCATGGTCTAACCATGTAGGTAGCTACTGGTTACAGGATACATGTTAATGTGTTCCATCTCCATGGTCTAAACATGTAGGTAGCTACTGGTTACAGGATACAGGTTAATGTGTTCCATCTCCATGGTCTAAACATGTAGGTAGCTACTGGTTACAG is from Oncorhynchus gorbuscha isolate QuinsamMale2020 ecotype Even-year linkage group LG19, OgorEven_v1.0, whole genome shotgun sequence and encodes:
- the LOC124005808 gene encoding U4/U6 small nuclear ribonucleoprotein Prp3-like, whose translation is MSLPKREVEELRPWVERTVKKVLGFSEPTVVTAALHCVGKGLDKRKTTDQLRPFLDESAGGFVERLFEALEESRNSRGNKGAGERNRKRDLKDVFGDEVELGARRDVPEAGDGVPVKRKRVPRFEEVEEPEVLPAPPTESPVMLTKIQIKQMMEAATRQIEERKKQLSFVPVSSQQRLPLPTPQPDPTFASHLLPAPSAPSSGSAQSIAPSQAATFMNDAIEKARKAAELQARIQSQLAMKPGILGAIGNTGGPHNLVALANLHAMGIAPPKVAEARESNKPAPLILDDMGRTVDASGNEVELTHRMPTLKANIRAVKREQFRQQLKEKPGEDLESTIYFDGRVNIAPAQRAKKGFKFHEQGRFEKIAQRIRTKAQLEKLQTEIAQAAKKTGIQASTKLALFAPKKMLGDGQVPIIEWWDSYILPSNIDLSTETNFVAMELFGVTNLVEHPAQISPPVDTDKPGVTLGVYLTKKEQKKLRRQTRREGQKELQEKVRLGLMPPPEPKVRISNLMRVLGTEAVQDPTKVEAHVRAQMAKRQKAHEEANAARKLTTEQRKEKKVKKLKEDLSLGVHISVYRIRNLHNPAKKFKVEANANQLYLTGTVVLHRDVNMVVVEGGPKAQKKFKRLMLSRIKWEEHNSKRDDPDADDETKKNNRCSLVWEGTAKERNYGEMKFKQCPTENMAREHFKKHGTEHYWDLALSQSVLESTDD